A genomic region of Elephas maximus indicus isolate mEleMax1 chromosome 10, mEleMax1 primary haplotype, whole genome shotgun sequence contains the following coding sequences:
- the LOC126084534 gene encoding olfactory receptor 4K1-like, whose translation MAHTNESVVSEFVLLGLSGSWELQLFFFAVFSIVYVASVLGNIMIIVIISSDSHLNSPMYFLLSNLFFIDTCQSNFATPKMLADFLAEHKTISFEGCMAQIFFLQSFVGSEMMLLVAMAYDRFIAICKPLHYTTIMNWRLCIIFVSISWALGILHSVSHLAFTVDLPFCGPNEVDSFFCDLPLVTELACMDTYKMEIMTLTNSGLISLSCFLALIISYTIILITVQCRSSSGSSKALSTLTAHITVVILFFGPCIYFYIWPFSRLSVDKFLSVFYTVCTPLLNPIIYSLRNEDVKSAIQKLRNHHVDSWKN comes from the coding sequence ATGGCTCACACAAATGAATCAGTGGTCTCTGAGTTTGTGTTGCTCGGactctctggttcttgggaacttcagcttttcttttttgcagTATTCTCAATTGTGTATGTGGCATCTGTGctaggcaacatcatgattatTGTTATCATTTCTTCTGACTCCCATCTGAACTCTCCTATGTACTTCCTGCTTAGTAATCTTTTTTTCATTGATACCTGCCAGTCTAATTTTGCCACCCCCAAGATGCTTGCAGACTTTCTTGCTGAGCACAAGACTATCTCTTTTGAGGGTTGCATGGCCCAGATATTCTTTCTTCAGAGTTTTGTTGGGAGTGAGATGATGTTGCTTGTAGCTATGGCATATGATCGATTCATAGCCATATGTAAGCCTCTGCACTATACTACAATCATGAATTGGAGATTATGTATAATTTTTGTATCAATTTCCTGGGCTCTGGGTATTCTTCATTCTGTAAGCCACTTGGCTTTTACAGTGGATTTGCCATTCTGTGGCCCGAATGAGGTAGATAGCTTCTTTTGTGACCTTCCCCTGGTGACAGAGCTGGCTTGCATGGATActtataaaatggaaattatgACCCTAACTAACAGTGGCCTTATATCACTGAGCTGTTTTTTGGCTTTAATTATTTCCTACACCATCATTTTGATCACTGTCCAATGCCGATCCTCCAGTGGGTCTTCCAAGGCTCTTTCCACATTAACTGCCCACATCACTGTGGTGATTCTTTTCTTCGGACCTTGCATTTATTTCTACATATGGCCCTTTAGCAGACTTTCTGTGGATAAGTTCCTTTCTGTGTTCTATACTGTTTGTACACCCCTGTTGAATCCCATCATCTACTCTCTGAGGAATGAAGATGTTAAATCTGCCATACAGAAATTGAGAAACCATCATGTGGACTCCTGGAAAAACTAG